The Psychrobacillus sp. FSL K6-2836 nucleotide sequence TTTTTCCACTGTTCAATATATCCAGATTTCTCAGCATCGAATGCATCATATGGTAGTGGATCAACTGTTAGTATATATAGTGGACAATCTAGCATACTTGCCATTTTATGTCCTCTTCTAATTAGTCGCTCTCCATTTGGCCCGTAGTATACGCAAACAAGTATACTCTCATCCATTCGACCTTTTACGCGTTTCACGGTTGTACACACCTCTTTTTTGTTTTCCTCTATCTATTTTTCGTGTAATTTTCTACTGAATAACTATATGCTTCAAAACACTTAAAGTGCGTTGTCTCTATCTTTCATGTATAATTATTAAATGCATGTATAGTAGTATAACTACATCCCACTCCATACATAATATGCATTTGCTATTTACACAAGCAAGCTATATATCCTAAATTCTACTGTATTTTGTAGGGTCTCATATGGAATCCTATTATGCTACTAGTTGCTAGGATAGTCAAGTCTATACTGTAAAAAAATTTCTCCCCCCACACTACCCAATCCTAATTCTTAATTAACCAATAGGAGGTTAAAATTTGTTTTCTATAAATTTAGTTATATTAATCCCATTTATAGCAGCCGCACTTATGCCTTTTTTATACAGGCGATTTAATAAGATTCACCTTGGTTGGTTTGTATTAATCGTACCTATTACTTTGTTTGTCATACTTGCTAGGCTAATTCCCTCGGTAGCAGGTGGTAAAACTTATGTCCATACCTATGAATGGATTCCCACATTAGATTTTAACTTCACTACATATTTAGATGGACTAAGTATGATATTTGCTCTATTAATCACAGGCGTTGGAAGCTTAGTTATTTTATATTCCATTTTTTATCTTTCATCTAAAGAATCCTTACAACATTTTTATTGTTATTTATTATTATTTATGGGTGCCATGCTTGGAGTTGTTTTTTCTGATAACTTAATGGTGTTATATGTTTTTTGGGAGTTAACGAGTGTTTCTTCGTTCCTGTTAATCGCCTTTTGGAATCATCGACAAGCCTCTAGACAGGGTGCACAAAAAGCAATGCTAATCACTGTAAGTGGCGGAATTGCTATGCTGGTTGGTTTTATCATGTTACATACGATGACTGGTTCTTTCAGTATTCGAGAAATAATTGCTAATGTGAGTGAGTTTAGCGACCACGCATTGTTCATACCTGCGATGATTTTAGTATTGCTGGGTGCATTTACGAAATCAGCACAATTTCCTTTCCATATTTGGCTACCGGATGCTATGGAGGCACCAACCCCTGTTAGTGCTTATTTACACTCGGCAACGATGGTGAAGGCAGGTATATATTTGGTGGCCCGTTTCACGCCAGTTTTTGGAGCTGATGAAGTATGGTTTTGGGTAGTAAGTGTAGTTGGGATGATTACTCTATTTTGGGGTTCCTTTAATGCTGTCCGACAAACCGATCTGAAAGCATTACTAGCGTTTTCTACTATTAGTCAGCTTGGGCTAATCATGAGCTTGCTTGGTTTAGGGTCGATAGCATTACAGTTTGGCTATTCTGCTGATTCAGTTCTGTACACACAAGCAACATTTGCTGCTTTATTTCACTTGATCAATCATTCAACTTTTAAAGGTGCATTGTTTATGGTCGTTGGAATTCTCGATCACGAGTTAGGAACAAGGGACGTTCGAAGACTAGGTGGATTAATGACATTCATGCCATTTACATTTACCGTCGCTTTAATAGGAAGTTTATCGATGGCCGGTTTACCACCGTTCAATGGATTCCTTAGTAAGGAAATGTTCTTTGCAGCAACTGTACATATTATGGAAGTAGATATTTTCTCTTTACCATCGTTCGGAATTATCTTCCCAGTTGTAGCTTGGATCGCTAGTGTATTTACATTTGTTTACTGTGTGATTATCGTTTTTAAAGCATTTCTTGGTAAACCTCAGCCAGAAAAATTGGATAAACCTATTCATGAAGCACCTATTGGAATGTTAATATCTCCAATGATTCTTGCCGCTTTAGTTGTTGGTATTTTCTTCTTTCCAAATCTATTAGGTAAATATATATTACAACCGGCTATGGGCAGTATTTATCCAACTTTTGGAGACGCAGCAGACTTAACACCAAAAATATCAGCATGGCATGGAGTGCAACCTGAATTACTCATGACTATTGCAGTTATTATAGTAGGTGCTATTCTATTTAAATTCCTTAAATTATGGAAACCAATCTATGGATTGTTTTCTTCTCGCTTCACATTGAATGCACTTTATAATAATTTGTTGGCGTCCTCCGTTAGCAAATCCAATATAGTAACTAATCGCTATATGAACGGATTATTACGACATTATTTAATGTATATTTTTGTATTCTTTGTATTGGCTGTAGGTGGGTATTTGTTTTATTCAAGAGCGTTTTCGTTTGATATTTCAACAAATGCAACTTTCAGAGTCTATGAAGTGTGTTTAGTTGCTATTATGGCGATTGCGGCGTTATCTATGCTATTTGCTAAGTCACGTATGACAGCGACATTGTTGAATGGAGTATTAGGCTACTCAATTGCTATCTTTTTTGTTATTTTCCGGGCTCCAGACTTAGCCTTAACCCAGTTAGTCGTTGAATCTGTTACCACTGCATTATTCCTATTAGCTTTTTCTCATTTACCGGATTGGAAAATGGAAAAGCTTCCAAAAGGAACAAAAGTAGTCAATGGAATAATATCGATAGCGGTCGGATTAGTAGTTGTTTTAGTTGGATTATCAGTAGTAGATTTCAATCAATTCGATACTATTTCTAGCTACTTTGAAGATGCTTATGAATTAGCTGGAGGAGCAAATATCGTAAATGCTATATTGGGAGATTTCCGTGGTTTTGATACGATGCTCGAAGTGGTCGTACTATTTATAGCGGGTTTAGGTGTGTATTCGATGATTAAGCTAAAAGCAAAAAAGGAGGATGAAAACATTGAAGATCAATGATGTCATACTCCGTACAGTTAGTAGAATTGTTGTATTTATCATTTTAACATTCGGTGTGTATTTGTTTATGTCTGGTCATAATACACCGGGTGGGGGATTTATCGGTGGACTAGTTCTAGCATCCGCAATTGTATTGCTATATTTGTCTACGGACATTGAAACGGTCAAAAAGAGTCTACCGCTAGATTTTAAATATGTTGCTGCGTTTGGCGTATTATTAGCTACATCCACAGGATTTGGATCCATATTGTTTGGAGTTCCATTCATGTCTCAAACCTTTGCCTATTTTGATTTGCCTGTTTTTGGAGAAACAGAACTGACGACGGTGACTATATTTGAAGCGGGTGTAGCTTTAACGGTTGTAGGTGTACTAGTAACGATTATTTTAAGCATAAGTGAGGATGGTGGATAACGAATGGAAACATTGATCATTATGTTAATAGGGATTTTAGTTGCCGTTGCCACATATCTAATCCTCTCTAGAAATATAATTCGAATAATTTTAGGAACCGCTGTATTTTCCCATGCAGTACATTTGCTCATATTAACGATGGGGAACTTAAAGCAAGGGAATGTTCCCTTATTAAAAGAAGCAGATGCACCTTATACTGATGCCTTGCCACAGGCACTAATATTAACTGCTATCGTGATTAGCTTTGCAGTAACAGCTTTCATACTTGTACTAGCCTACCGTACTTATCAGGATGTTGGTACGGATGATCTCGATGAATTGAGAGGGGCAAGTGATGAATAATTTAATTGTTTTACCGTTGATCATTCCTATTATGGTTGGGATTGTATTGGTATTTTTACGACCATATGTGAAATTGCAGCGTATTATCAGTTTAATAACGATGATTGGCATTGCAGGGATAAGTATAATTATTTTAAATAGTGTTCAGACAGATGGAATTATACGATTAGATTTTGCTGGATGGGAGCCTCCATTTGGAATTCTATTTGTTGCAGATTCCTTTGCAATGTTACTCGTACTTACTGCAAGTATAGTTACAGCTATCTGTTTAATCTATGCATTTTCTTCCATTGGAGAAAGACATGAAAAAATGTACTTCTACCCATTTGTGTTATTTTTAGTTGCAGGAGTTAATGGATCGTTTTTAACTGGGGATCTATTTAATCTGTTTGTCTGTTTTGAAGTTATGCTATTAGCCTCTTATGTATTAGTTACTCTGGGAGGGACAAAACCACAGCTGAGAGAAGCGGTAAAGTATGTAGTGATTAATGTTCTTGCTTCATGGTTCTTCTTAGTAGCCCTTGCCTATTTGTATGGTACGGTTGGTACTTTAAATATGGCTCATATATCAGAAAGAGTGGCGGAGGCGGGACAAGGACCTTTACTTACAACAATAAGTATTTTGTTTTTAATAGTATTTAGTTTAAAAGCTGGGTTATTACTATTCTTTTGGCTTCCAGGATCCTATTCTGTCCCACCAACTGCGGTTGCCGCATTATTTGGTGCTTTACTAACAAAGGTAGGAATATATGCACTTTTCCGGACATTTACGCTCATATTCTACCACGAGCCACTAATATCCCACACATTAATTGGGATAATGGCGGGAATTACATTGATTGTCGGATGTATGGGGGCAATTGCTTTTAAGGATGTTCGATTAATCGTTTCTTATAATGTGGTAATAGCTGTTGGATTTATAATGATCGGTCTGGCTGTTGGAACCGAAACGTCTATTGCTGGATCTATCTACTACGTAATTCATGACATGTTTGCAAAAGCTATGTTATTTTTACTAGCTGGTACGATGATTTACTTAACTGGTAAATCAAAAATAGATGAAATGAGTGGACTAATACGAAACTATCCTCTATTTGGATGGATGTTCTTCCTGGTCACCTGTTCATTGGCAGGTATCCCGCCGTTAAGTGGATTTGTAGGTAAAATTTTAGTAGGACAAGGTGCTAGCGAATCAGGTTCTTACATATTACTAGCATTGGCTTTTATCTCCAGTATAGTTGTGCTTTACTCGCTTCTTCGGATTTTCTTAAATACTATATTTGGGGAAACTATTATTAGTCTTGAAGAAGAAAAACCTATGAAAATGGGAATGATTATACCAATTGTACTGTTGGGAATTGCAACGGTTTCATTAGGACTTGGAGCAGAGTTTATATCCGACTATGTTACGGACGCAGCTCATACTCTTTCTAATCCATCCGTGTATATTGATGCAGTAATGGGAGGAAATAAGTGATGGGAGAGGTGAGAATATGCCAGCACAGTTTTTACTAAACCTATTCATAGCATTTTTGTGGACAACATTAAAGGACGAAGATGAACTAAAGATGACGACATTTTTTAGTGGTTTCATCGTAGGGATCTTCATAATTTTCTTAATGCATCGCTTTTTTGGGACTCAGTTTTATTTGAGAAGATTATTCTCCCTTATTAAGTTGATTTTCATATTTATATCAGAATTAGCTCAGTCGAGTCTACTAATAAGTAAACAAATATTAAATCCACGTTGGGACCTAAAGCCTGGAATTTTCACATATAAAACAGAGCTAAAAGGAGACTGGGAAATTACCACTCTAGCAATGTTGTTAACGTTGACTCCTGGTTCTGTTGTGATGGAAGTGAACCCAGAAGGGGATATGTTTTACATCCATGCGATGGATATAGAACAGTCTAAAGCAGATGTATTGCGATCCATAACTAAATTTGAGAGAGCAATAATGGAGGTGACCCGCTAATGATTGAAAAAATACTGTTGGCTTCTCTAACATTATTTGCTATATCTATTGCAATTGCTCTATTTCGTATCATTAAAGGTCCTTCTATGCCAGATCGAGCAGTAGCTTTAGACATGATTGGTGTAAATCTCATATCAATGATTGCTATTATTTCGATTGTCTTAAAAACAAAGGCATTTTTAGAGGCTATTCTTATACTTGGTATACTTGCTTTTATCAGTACAATTGCCATTTCCAAGTATATTGAAAGGGGGGCTATTATTGAGCATAAGTCAGATGATTGAGCTTGTTGCTGTTGTTATCATTTTTTTAGGAAGTGTCATGAGTGTGATTAGTGCCTTCGGGATCATCCGCCTTCCAGATGTCTATACACGATCACACGCAGCTACAAAAAGCTCAACCGTAGCAGTATTGTTGTCCCTATCTGGAGCCTTTATATATTTTTGGGTAAGTGAAAATTTTATAAGTGTGCGTCTTATACTAGGTATATTATTTGTATTTTTGACTGCCCCTGTCGCAGGGCACTTACTAACGCGAGCAGCGTATCGGTCGAAAGTGGAGCTTACTGAAAATTCCTCAGATGATGCTTTAAAGGAAGTATTATTTCCAGAGGATAAATCATAAAAGAAAAGCTATACGATTGGAGAGATCTCCGATTGTATAGCTTTTTTACTTAAAGTAGGTTCTGTTAAACAATGCCACTGATTTACGTTCTAGGCGGACGTTTTCTAGATAAGCGAGGGCAGAGTCGGCTTCCACTTTTTTGCACTTAAAAGGAACTTATGATTTTCTTAGATTTA carries:
- a CDS encoding Na(+)/H(+) antiporter subunit B, with protein sequence MKINDVILRTVSRIVVFIILTFGVYLFMSGHNTPGGGFIGGLVLASAIVLLYLSTDIETVKKSLPLDFKYVAAFGVLLATSTGFGSILFGVPFMSQTFAYFDLPVFGETELTTVTIFEAGVALTVVGVLVTIILSISEDGG
- a CDS encoding Na(+)/H(+) antiporter subunit F1 — encoded protein: MIEKILLASLTLFAISIAIALFRIIKGPSMPDRAVALDMIGVNLISMIAIISIVLKTKAFLEAILILGILAFISTIAISKYIERGAIIEHKSDD
- a CDS encoding Na+/H+ antiporter subunit G produces the protein MIELVAVVIIFLGSVMSVISAFGIIRLPDVYTRSHAATKSSTVAVLLSLSGAFIYFWVSENFISVRLILGILFVFLTAPVAGHLLTRAAYRSKVELTENSSDDALKEVLFPEDKS
- a CDS encoding Na(+)/H(+) antiporter subunit C, coding for METLIIMLIGILVAVATYLILSRNIIRIILGTAVFSHAVHLLILTMGNLKQGNVPLLKEADAPYTDALPQALILTAIVISFAVTAFILVLAYRTYQDVGTDDLDELRGASDE
- a CDS encoding Na+/H+ antiporter subunit E: MPAQFLLNLFIAFLWTTLKDEDELKMTTFFSGFIVGIFIIFLMHRFFGTQFYLRRLFSLIKLIFIFISELAQSSLLISKQILNPRWDLKPGIFTYKTELKGDWEITTLAMLLTLTPGSVVMEVNPEGDMFYIHAMDIEQSKADVLRSITKFERAIMEVTR
- a CDS encoding Na+/H+ antiporter subunit D — encoded protein: MNNLIVLPLIIPIMVGIVLVFLRPYVKLQRIISLITMIGIAGISIIILNSVQTDGIIRLDFAGWEPPFGILFVADSFAMLLVLTASIVTAICLIYAFSSIGERHEKMYFYPFVLFLVAGVNGSFLTGDLFNLFVCFEVMLLASYVLVTLGGTKPQLREAVKYVVINVLASWFFLVALAYLYGTVGTLNMAHISERVAEAGQGPLLTTISILFLIVFSLKAGLLLFFWLPGSYSVPPTAVAALFGALLTKVGIYALFRTFTLIFYHEPLISHTLIGIMAGITLIVGCMGAIAFKDVRLIVSYNVVIAVGFIMIGLAVGTETSIAGSIYYVIHDMFAKAMLFLLAGTMIYLTGKSKIDEMSGLIRNYPLFGWMFFLVTCSLAGIPPLSGFVGKILVGQGASESGSYILLALAFISSIVVLYSLLRIFLNTIFGETIISLEEEKPMKMGMIIPIVLLGIATVSLGLGAEFISDYVTDAAHTLSNPSVYIDAVMGGNK
- a CDS encoding Na+/H+ antiporter subunit A is translated as MFSINLVILIPFIAAALMPFLYRRFNKIHLGWFVLIVPITLFVILARLIPSVAGGKTYVHTYEWIPTLDFNFTTYLDGLSMIFALLITGVGSLVILYSIFYLSSKESLQHFYCYLLLFMGAMLGVVFSDNLMVLYVFWELTSVSSFLLIAFWNHRQASRQGAQKAMLITVSGGIAMLVGFIMLHTMTGSFSIREIIANVSEFSDHALFIPAMILVLLGAFTKSAQFPFHIWLPDAMEAPTPVSAYLHSATMVKAGIYLVARFTPVFGADEVWFWVVSVVGMITLFWGSFNAVRQTDLKALLAFSTISQLGLIMSLLGLGSIALQFGYSADSVLYTQATFAALFHLINHSTFKGALFMVVGILDHELGTRDVRRLGGLMTFMPFTFTVALIGSLSMAGLPPFNGFLSKEMFFAATVHIMEVDIFSLPSFGIIFPVVAWIASVFTFVYCVIIVFKAFLGKPQPEKLDKPIHEAPIGMLISPMILAALVVGIFFFPNLLGKYILQPAMGSIYPTFGDAADLTPKISAWHGVQPELLMTIAVIIVGAILFKFLKLWKPIYGLFSSRFTLNALYNNLLASSVSKSNIVTNRYMNGLLRHYLMYIFVFFVLAVGGYLFYSRAFSFDISTNATFRVYEVCLVAIMAIAALSMLFAKSRMTATLLNGVLGYSIAIFFVIFRAPDLALTQLVVESVTTALFLLAFSHLPDWKMEKLPKGTKVVNGIISIAVGLVVVLVGLSVVDFNQFDTISSYFEDAYELAGGANIVNAILGDFRGFDTMLEVVVLFIAGLGVYSMIKLKAKKEDENIEDQ